The following DNA comes from Pseudanabaena yagii GIHE-NHR1.
GTGGATATGCTTTTATTCTTTTGCTGCTTTATTTGTAGCCATGCTATGAATACGAGAATTATTGTAGTAAAGAAACCAAAAATTTCAAAAGGTTGACTATCAATTGTATTAGGAGCGCTTCCGTCATAGGTGGATTCAATGATTGGCAGCCTCAATTTCCAAATTATCAGTGGTAGTATAATTGTTGCTACTAATACTAGAAAAGAGGACAAGGCAAATTGTAATTTTATGATTACACTCTTATTCATGATTCTTACCTGTTTAGGGAGATATTAATAGTAACATACATAAATCATAAATACATCGGCAAAATAACAGGCAATTTGCAAATTTATCCGTCCTTTTTAATTTGTCAGGCTAATTTCCAAAGTACTGCCTCTATCAACTAATTTTTCCTAAGGCGATCGCTGAAATTCCACTCAACATTAGTCCAATCCCAAACCATTGAACAGTTGCCACCTTTTCTCCTAATAAAAAAGCTCCTGTCACTGTTGTTGCCAAAACCGTTAAACCAATGATGACTGGATAAGCGACAGAGAGATTAAACTTACCTAAAACCACAATGTAAAATACTGTACTCAACCCGTAAGCAGTTAACCCTCCTAATAAATAGAAATTCAATGGATTTTGACCAGAACCTAACTTAAGCAGTGCTTGGGCTATGGTATTTAGACCTACTGTAATTAAAATAAGTATTGATGAAATAAGAAAACTTTGCATAATTTACCAAAAAAGGACAGTCTATTTTTTATTGTGAATTGATGATTGGAAATCCCAAAGTTCAATTTGTTTGGGATAAGGTGTTTGCACATATTTACCTAATAGCTTTTCCCACCAGCGAGGTGGATGTGGGAGAGAGGCAACTTGAATGCTTCGACAACCCGATAGCCAAGCACCAAAAACATCTGTATGCCGACTATCGCCAATTACAACAACTTGTTTTGATGATAGTTGCATATGCTTCATCGCTTTGCGAAAAGCACTAGGAAATGGTTTCTTAGCTGGACTAATTGCAGGTATATTGAGATGATGCGACCAATATTCCACGCGATAACGCCTTTTGCCATTTGACAAAAAGAAAAATTGAAATTCTAAATCCTTTGCCTGTGCAATCCAATCTTCGGCATGAGGAGATAGATAGCGATCATCCTCAGAAACGATAGTGTTATCTAGATCGAGGATAACTCCCTTGATTCCCAAAGATACTAAACGATTAAGATCAATAGAAGCCAAAGTATCAGCCTTGCTTGGAAAGGAAGTCATTGTTTAACCTGTTGATTATTTATATTTAAATAAAATTTATATCTCACAAAGTTTTAAGTAATAAATCCGTATTTTTTCAAAACTAGAATGCCAAATGTTATAGCAACCCAAGTTAATACGGTTAGTAAGATCGGTTGATCATTTAGCAAGACTTCTTCTGGGCGCTCAGTTTGACCACCTACCTCGTTATCAGAATTGCGTCGAGCAATCTCTTGGGGATCACTTAACAACTGATAGCGAAAAACACCATACATGACAAAGGGTAATGTGATAAGCATCCATGATGTTGAGGCTCCACGTACAATCGGTCCAGAACTCCAAAGGGCATAGGTAATGATTGTTCCATTAGTTGCTACGGTTTCCATCCGATTCAATAGTGATAGAGAATAGC
Coding sequences within:
- a CDS encoding SMR family transporter, whose protein sequence is MQSFLISSILILITVGLNTIAQALLKLGSGQNPLNFYLLGGLTAYGLSTVFYIVVLGKFNLSVAYPVIIGLTVLATTVTGAFLLGEKVATVQWFGIGLMLSGISAIALGKIS
- a CDS encoding YqeG family HAD IIIA-type phosphatase, giving the protein MTSFPSKADTLASIDLNRLVSLGIKGVILDLDNTIVSEDDRYLSPHAEDWIAQAKDLEFQFFFLSNGKRRYRVEYWSHHLNIPAISPAKKPFPSAFRKAMKHMQLSSKQVVVIGDSRHTDVFGAWLSGCRSIQVASLPHPPRWWEKLLGKYVQTPYPKQIELWDFQSSIHNKK